In the genome of Hyalangium minutum, one region contains:
- a CDS encoding ketopantoate reductase family protein — protein sequence MRFAIVGSGAVGGYFGARLVQAGHEVTFLARGAHLEALRQKGLELRGPAGDITVRVRAESEATRVGLVDVVMLAVKTYDNVTALPMVKTLLSQAASAQSPEGLPAVLPLQNGVDSPGELAAVVGERAVLGGSAYISTAVTAPGVITQTGTHQRITLGEFFGDTSRLSPRVSALKEALAGAGIQVEAVPDARVTLWDKLIFLAPFAGITGCSRLPLGRLWSVPASREMYLAGAAEVARVATAEGVAITTRMDALERTVDAVNPEVKSSLLVDLEQGKPIEVEALMGSVVRRGRAAGTPTPVMSTFYGLLKPHEHGRRQP from the coding sequence ATGCGCTTTGCCATCGTGGGCTCGGGAGCAGTCGGCGGCTACTTCGGTGCACGGCTCGTCCAAGCGGGACATGAGGTGACGTTCCTCGCCCGAGGCGCGCACCTGGAGGCCCTCCGCCAGAAGGGGCTGGAGCTCCGCGGCCCCGCCGGAGACATCACCGTCCGCGTCCGCGCCGAGTCCGAGGCCACGCGCGTGGGTCTCGTGGACGTGGTGATGCTGGCCGTGAAGACGTACGACAACGTCACCGCGCTGCCCATGGTGAAGACGCTGCTCTCCCAGGCTGCGTCCGCCCAATCCCCCGAGGGCCTGCCCGCCGTGCTCCCCCTGCAGAACGGCGTGGACAGCCCGGGCGAGCTTGCCGCCGTGGTGGGCGAGCGGGCGGTGCTGGGCGGCTCGGCCTACATCTCCACAGCGGTGACGGCTCCGGGCGTCATCACCCAGACGGGCACCCATCAGCGCATCACCTTGGGAGAGTTCTTCGGGGACACCTCCCGCCTCTCGCCGCGCGTCTCCGCCCTGAAGGAGGCGCTCGCGGGGGCTGGAATCCAGGTGGAGGCCGTGCCCGACGCGCGCGTCACGCTCTGGGACAAGCTCATCTTCCTGGCGCCGTTCGCGGGCATCACCGGCTGCTCCCGCCTGCCGCTCGGCCGGCTGTGGTCCGTGCCGGCCTCGCGGGAGATGTACCTGGCGGGCGCGGCCGAGGTGGCCCGTGTCGCCACCGCCGAGGGCGTGGCCATCACCACCCGCATGGACGCGCTGGAGCGGACCGTGGATGCGGTGAACCCCGAGGTGAAGTCCTCGCTGCTCGTGGATCTGGAGCAGGGCAAGCCCATCGAGGTGGAGGCGCTGATGGGCTCGGTGGTGCGCCGAGGCCGCGCGGCGGGCACTCCTACACCGGTCATGAGTACCTTCTACGGACTGCTCAAGCCCCACGAGCACGGCCGCCGCCAGCCCTGA
- a CDS encoding YqiA/YcfP family alpha/beta fold hydrolase: MNVEHGADPGPRWLYLHGFASGPESSKGVKLSAHYARQGIHLERLNLRQPSLERLRLRAMMRTVREAMGGEQDRSILFGSSMGGLTACRVAEEDARVCALVLLAPALQAMVQLRRRVGEEGLKRWEQSGWLEIRDYAEKRQTRIDFGYVPDLEAIEARSGGWPNVRVPTLLIHGRQDDICDIEFSRQWARGKRHVRLVEVDDGHELGASLGLIAAEADAFLRPFLGPAGK, translated from the coding sequence ATGAATGTCGAGCATGGCGCGGACCCAGGGCCCCGGTGGTTGTACTTGCATGGCTTCGCCTCGGGGCCGGAGTCCTCCAAGGGGGTGAAGCTGTCGGCCCACTACGCGCGGCAGGGCATTCACCTGGAGCGGCTGAACCTGCGCCAGCCCTCGCTGGAGCGCCTGCGCCTGCGCGCGATGATGCGCACCGTGCGCGAGGCCATGGGCGGCGAGCAGGATCGCTCCATCCTCTTCGGATCGAGCATGGGCGGGCTGACGGCGTGCCGGGTGGCGGAGGAGGACGCGCGGGTGTGCGCGCTGGTGCTGCTGGCCCCGGCGCTCCAGGCCATGGTGCAGCTGCGCCGCCGCGTCGGCGAGGAGGGCCTGAAGCGGTGGGAGCAGTCCGGCTGGCTGGAGATCCGGGACTACGCCGAGAAGCGGCAGACGCGCATCGACTTCGGCTACGTGCCGGACCTGGAGGCCATCGAAGCGCGCTCGGGCGGTTGGCCCAATGTGCGGGTGCCCACGCTGCTCATCCACGGCCGCCAGGACGACATCTGCGACATCGAGTTTTCGCGGCAGTGGGCGCGGGGCAAGCGCCACGTCCGGCTCGTCGAGGTGGACGATGGCCACGAGCTGGGGGCCTCGCTGGGCCTCATTGCCGCCGAGGCCGATGCCTTCCTGCGGCCCTTCCTGGGGCCAGCGGGGAAGTAA
- a CDS encoding YiaA/YiaB family inner membrane protein has translation MSRTPHTQAIQSAHSNAWVVQTWLSWVLAVGVTSMGVWFLPVDGWMKAFLGMGMLFTVGSTFSLAKTVRDVHEQQRIVSRIDEARMTKLLAEVDPLSPKL, from the coding sequence ATGTCCCGCACGCCCCACACCCAAGCCATCCAGTCCGCCCACAGCAACGCCTGGGTCGTTCAGACGTGGCTCTCCTGGGTCCTCGCCGTGGGCGTCACGTCCATGGGCGTGTGGTTCCTGCCGGTGGATGGCTGGATGAAGGCGTTCCTCGGCATGGGGATGCTCTTCACCGTGGGCTCCACCTTCAGCCTGGCCAAGACGGTGCGCGACGTGCACGAGCAGCAGCGCATCGTCTCCCGCATCGACGAGGCCCGGATGACCAAGCTGCTGGCCGAGGTGGATCCGCTCTCCCCCAAGCTGTAA
- a CDS encoding LysR family transcriptional regulator — MIQLQRLEGFYWVARCEGYARAARSFPYPITQPGVHQQVKRLEEELGVRLFERVGKDRVILTPEGRTLYDYVAPFLDGLPAVARSLRSGEMGGRLRIHASGHMLRYLLPPWLRRLQSQRPDIEVELFESKVPAVAAVRSGEADLLVDHLPEVPPDFEARQVGKTRPFLVFPSNHPLVRKGPVNPKQLGDEPFITYSADLQLRELQLSALAHHGVTPRRLHAADSSETILGFVAAGLGYSLLASLQPKGPRVPGVVAQPVTSPAREFPIYAAWRKSAHAHPLRTVLLSLAPEL, encoded by the coding sequence ATGATTCAGCTCCAGCGGCTCGAAGGTTTCTACTGGGTGGCGCGGTGCGAAGGGTACGCACGGGCGGCGCGCTCCTTCCCGTACCCCATCACCCAGCCCGGGGTTCACCAGCAGGTGAAGCGCCTGGAGGAGGAGCTCGGCGTGCGCCTCTTCGAGCGGGTGGGGAAGGATCGCGTCATCCTCACGCCCGAGGGCCGCACGCTCTACGACTACGTGGCGCCCTTCCTGGACGGGCTGCCTGCGGTGGCGCGCTCGCTGCGCTCGGGCGAGATGGGGGGCCGGCTGCGCATCCACGCCTCGGGACACATGCTGCGCTACCTGCTGCCCCCGTGGCTGCGGCGGCTGCAGAGCCAGCGGCCCGACATCGAGGTGGAGCTCTTCGAGTCCAAGGTGCCCGCGGTGGCGGCGGTGCGCTCGGGCGAGGCGGACCTGCTGGTGGACCACCTGCCCGAGGTGCCGCCGGACTTCGAGGCGCGGCAGGTGGGGAAGACGCGCCCGTTCCTCGTGTTCCCCTCCAACCACCCGCTGGTGCGGAAGGGACCGGTGAACCCGAAGCAATTGGGGGACGAGCCCTTCATCACCTACAGCGCGGACCTTCAGCTGCGGGAGCTGCAGCTGTCCGCGCTCGCGCACCACGGGGTGACGCCCCGGCGGCTGCACGCGGCGGACTCGTCGGAGACCATTCTGGGCTTCGTGGCGGCGGGGCTGGGGTACTCGCTGCTGGCGTCGCTGCAGCCCAAGGGGCCTCGGGTGCCCGGCGTGGTGGCGCAGCCCGTCACCTCACCGGCCCGCGAGTTCCCCATCTACGCGGCCTGGCGCAAGAGCGCCCACGCCCACCCACTGCGGACGGTGCTGCTCTCGCTGGCCCCGGAGCTGTAG